From a region of the Coffea arabica cultivar ET-39 chromosome 3e, Coffea Arabica ET-39 HiFi, whole genome shotgun sequence genome:
- the LOC113737293 gene encoding MDIS1-interacting receptor like kinase 2-like, whose amino-acid sequence MMLASMLNLNLQNNQLFGNIPEEVSLLKNLLYLDLSRNFLRGSIPETLGGYQQLFYLNLSSNNLSQQIPPQMGKLTRLSVLDLSHNHITGEIPPEFRSFQSLEILDISHNNLSGFLPNALAELPGYLHIDISFNNLEGPIPYGRAFKNITIEELRGNKGLCGNITGLQACRSPQLSMKRVKDKGLNLVLVIVLPLLGSLILLCAFFGALKICRQRERKTTENVVDADLFSISTFDGKAMYREILKATEDFSEIFCIGEGGYGSVYKAMLPPGNLVAVKRLHLLPEKVYFNSFLNEIRALTNIKHRNIVKLYGFCSNSTNSFLVYEYLERGSLAKIFSMEEEAKELDWEKRVNIIKGVAHALSYMHHDCTPSIVHRDISSNNVLLDSEYEARVSDFGTAKFLRKDSSNWTTLAGTLGYVAPELAYTMSVTEKCDVYSFGVLTLEIIKGKHPGELVVHLLSSTPGDIELKDLLDQRLSHPTQEIEKILISTVKLAKACLHVNPKSRPTMHIVSSLLPVGAP is encoded by the exons ATGATGCTGGCTTCCATGCTCAATCTAAATCTACAAAATAACCAACTTTTTGGCAATATACCGGAAGAAGTCAGTTTGCTCAAAAATCTGCTTTACCTTGACCTGTCACGAAATTTCTTGCGTGGATCTATCCCAGAAACTTTAGGAGGTTACCAACAATTGTTTTACCTGAATTTGAGCAGCAACAACTTAAGTCAACAGATTCCACCTCAGATGGGTAAGTTAACTCGACTTTCTGTCTTGGATCTGAGTCATAATCACATCACAGGAGAAATACCACCTGAGTTCAGAAGTTTTCAGAGCCTAGAGATATTGGATATTTCCCATAACAATCTCTCTGGTTTCCTTCCAAATGCTTTGGCTGAACTGCCTGGTTATTTGCATATTGACATATCTTTCAATAATTTAGAAGGTCCAATTCCTTATGGCAGAGCCTTTAAAAATATCACCATAGAAGAATTGAGGGGAAACAAAGGTTTGTGCGGTAATATTACTGGTTTACAAGCATGTAGAAGTCCTCAATTGAGTATGAAGCGTGTAAAGGATAAGGGGTTGAATCTTGTTCTCGTAATTGTGCTCCCTCTTCTAGGATCGCTAATTCTTCTTTGTGCATTCTTTGGAGCCCTTAAAATATGTCgacaaagggaaagaaaaaccaCAGAGAATGTAGTGGATGCTGATTTGTTTTCCATATCAACATTTGATGGCAAAGCAATGTACAGAGAAATATTAAAAGCAACAGAAGATTTCAGCGAAATATTCTGCATTGGGGAAGGAGGTTATGGAAGTGTTTACAAGGCAATGCTCCCACCTGGTAACTTGGTAGCTGTAAAGAGACTTCATCTGCTGCCGGAGAAGGTGTACTTCAACAGTTTCTTAAATGAGATAAGAGCCTTGACAAACATCAAGCACAGAAACATTGTTAAACTCTACGGTTTCTGCTCAAATTCCACAAACTCCTTTTTGGTCTATGAGTACCTTGAGCGAGGTAgcttggccaaaattttcagCATGGAAGAAGAAGCTAAGGAACTAGACTGGGAAAAGAGGGTGAACATCATCAAAGGCGTGGCTCATGCCCTATCTTACATGCATCATGATTGCACGCCTTCAATAGTTCATCGGGACATTTCAAGCAACAATGTGTTGCTTGATTCAGAATATGAGGCTCGTGTTTCAGACTTTGGCACTGCTAAATTTCTCAGGAAGGATTCATCTAACTGGACTACTCTTGCTGGCACATTAGGATATGTCGCGCCAG AGCTTGCTTATACAATGAGTGTCACTGAAAAGTGTGATGTTTATAGCTTTGGGGTCCTGACATTGGAAATAATCAAAGGGAAGCACCCTGGTGAATTAGTTGTCCATCTGTTGTCTTCAACACCTGGAGATATAGAACTAAAAGACTTGTTGGACCAGAGACTTTCGCATCCCacacaagaaattgaaaagaTTCTGATATCAACCGTCAAACTAGCAAAGGCATGTTTACATGTGAATCCAAAATCTAGGCCAACTATGCACATTGTTTCAAGTTTGTTACCTGTGGGTGCACCATGA